A single genomic interval of Streptomyces sp. BA2 harbors:
- the galE gene encoding UDP-glucose 4-epimerase GalE — MSAPSTILVTGGAGFIGSHTCVELLDHGYELIVIDDYSHSTPQVFTRVERIADRFVGAVYELDIRDRRALSAVFDRHSVDAVVHFAAHKAVGESTRMPIEYYDTNLGGTTALLRVMREHGVHQLVFSSSCSIYGDAGRGPLDESTPARPTNPYAASKWMCEQVLADVCARCPEFTVLALRYFNPVGAHPSGLLGEDPGGVPDNLMPYVAQVAVGRRERLPVFGDDYATPDGTAIRDYLHVMDTAEAHRVALDHLADGPGLRVFNLGVGTGRSVLDVITAFGAACGRAIPYQIMPRRPGDVTELVADARAVARAWGWRPTRGLPEMCRDAWRFQQLNPHGYAGPGRRRNNQRQAP, encoded by the coding sequence ATGAGCGCACCCTCCACCATCCTCGTCACCGGCGGTGCGGGCTTCATCGGGAGCCACACCTGCGTCGAACTCCTCGACCACGGCTACGAGTTGATCGTGATCGACGACTACTCCCACAGCACCCCGCAGGTCTTCACGCGGGTGGAACGGATCGCCGACCGCTTCGTCGGCGCCGTCTATGAGCTGGACATCCGTGATCGGCGCGCCCTGTCGGCCGTATTCGACCGCCACTCCGTGGACGCCGTCGTGCACTTTGCCGCGCACAAGGCCGTGGGCGAGTCGACACGGATGCCCATCGAGTACTACGACACCAACCTCGGCGGCACGACAGCGCTGCTGCGGGTCATGCGCGAACACGGCGTGCACCAGCTGGTGTTCTCCTCGTCCTGTTCGATCTACGGCGACGCCGGGCGCGGCCCGCTTGACGAGTCGACGCCCGCCAGGCCCACCAATCCGTACGCGGCGTCCAAGTGGATGTGCGAGCAGGTGCTCGCCGATGTGTGCGCCCGCTGCCCGGAGTTCACGGTCCTCGCCCTGCGCTACTTCAACCCGGTCGGCGCCCATCCCAGCGGGCTCCTCGGCGAGGATCCGGGCGGGGTCCCCGACAATCTGATGCCGTACGTGGCGCAGGTCGCCGTCGGGCGGCGCGAGCGGCTCCCCGTCTTCGGCGACGACTACGCCACGCCCGACGGCACCGCGATCCGCGACTACCTCCACGTGATGGACACCGCCGAGGCCCACCGCGTCGCCCTCGACCACCTCGCCGACGGGCCGGGCCTGCGCGTGTTCAACCTCGGTGTCGGCACGGGCCGTTCGGTCCTCGACGTCATCACCGCGTTCGGCGCGGCCTGCGGCAGGGCCATCCCGTACCAGATCATGCCGCGCCGCCCCGGCGACGTGACCGAACTCGTCGCCGACGCACGCGCGGTGGCGCGCGCCTGGGGCTGGCGGCCCACCCGGGGGCTGCCCGAGATGTGCCGGGACGCATGGCGTTTCCAGCAGCTCAACCCCCATGGCTACGCCGGTCCCGGCCGGCGCCGGAACAACCAGCGGCAGGCCCCATGA
- a CDS encoding glycosyltransferase family 2 protein, with protein sequence MTHSEPMSADLVQVERDLALMSDGNVVRVTAGGPVFGHPFPVRTVRPTTFVPALPRRDRAALMVIAVSWTLSFVWFWSWWLQPEHRVGWAGLIVNSALLLYLTSLPCYFFVTALRLRRVDPELPVPALPVAFAVTRAPSEPWPTARQTLEAMLAQDFPHRYDVWLCDEDPTEEIIAWCRAHRVRMSCRRGVLPYHRGDWPRRTRCKEGNLAYFYDNWGYRRYDVVAQLDCDHVPAATYLAEMVRPFDDPAIGYVAAPSMCDANGARSWAARGRLHREAVWHGAVQLGHSDGLAPMCIGSHYAVRTRALRDIGGLGPELAEDFSTTYLLNSAGWHGAFAIDAEAHGDGPLTFADMITQEYQWSRSLTTMLLGLLPRHLRRLPLMLRLRFSYALAYYPLLGLMITAGLTLPPIAVLTGLPWMNVNYVDFLIHFWSMPVWLLLTLYLMRRRGMLRPRTAPVISWETWLFALARWPFVILGLFGAVSQKLRPRPVTFKVTPKDTGGPRPLPARLTWPFVALAAGLSSVALVGELTSPSAGYVFLCLLAATTYAAVAVAVPLLHVRETARAAGIPFTRALSTARLPVALGLLASLPVATAIVFYPAYVAAVLGW encoded by the coding sequence ATGACGCACAGCGAGCCGATGTCGGCGGATCTGGTCCAGGTGGAGCGCGATCTCGCGCTGATGTCGGACGGCAACGTCGTCCGCGTCACCGCCGGCGGCCCCGTCTTCGGCCATCCGTTCCCGGTGCGCACCGTCCGGCCGACGACCTTCGTGCCCGCACTCCCCCGGCGCGACCGGGCGGCCCTCATGGTGATCGCCGTGAGCTGGACACTGAGCTTCGTGTGGTTCTGGTCCTGGTGGCTGCAGCCGGAGCACCGCGTCGGCTGGGCGGGCCTGATCGTCAACAGCGCGCTGCTGCTCTACCTCACCAGCCTCCCCTGCTACTTCTTCGTCACCGCCCTGCGCCTGCGCCGCGTCGACCCGGAGCTGCCGGTCCCCGCGCTCCCGGTCGCCTTCGCCGTGACCCGCGCCCCCTCGGAGCCCTGGCCCACCGCCCGGCAGACGCTGGAGGCGATGCTGGCCCAGGACTTTCCGCACCGCTACGACGTGTGGCTGTGCGACGAGGACCCGACCGAGGAGATCATCGCCTGGTGCCGCGCGCACCGGGTGCGGATGTCCTGCCGCCGCGGCGTGCTCCCGTACCACCGCGGCGACTGGCCGCGCCGCACCCGCTGCAAGGAAGGCAACCTCGCCTACTTCTACGACAACTGGGGCTACCGCCGCTACGACGTGGTCGCGCAGCTCGACTGCGACCACGTGCCCGCGGCGACCTACCTCGCGGAGATGGTCCGCCCCTTCGACGACCCCGCCATCGGCTACGTCGCGGCGCCCAGCATGTGCGACGCCAACGGCGCGAGGTCGTGGGCGGCACGGGGACGGCTGCACCGCGAGGCCGTCTGGCACGGCGCGGTGCAGCTGGGGCACAGCGACGGCCTCGCGCCGATGTGCATCGGCTCCCACTACGCCGTGCGCACCCGCGCGCTGCGGGACATCGGCGGCCTCGGCCCCGAGCTCGCCGAGGACTTCTCCACCACGTATCTGCTCAACTCGGCGGGCTGGCACGGTGCGTTCGCCATCGACGCCGAGGCGCACGGTGACGGACCGCTGACCTTCGCCGACATGATCACGCAGGAGTACCAGTGGTCGCGGAGCCTGACCACGATGCTCCTCGGTCTGCTGCCGCGTCATCTGCGACGGCTGCCCCTCATGCTGCGGCTGCGCTTCTCGTACGCCCTGGCCTACTACCCGCTCCTCGGCCTGATGATCACCGCGGGCCTCACGCTCCCGCCGATCGCCGTCCTCACCGGCCTGCCGTGGATGAACGTCAACTACGTGGACTTCCTGATCCACTTCTGGTCCATGCCCGTGTGGCTGCTCCTGACCCTGTACCTGATGCGCCGCCGCGGGATGCTGCGCCCGCGCACAGCCCCGGTGATCAGCTGGGAGACGTGGCTGTTCGCGCTCGCGCGCTGGCCGTTCGTCATCCTGGGTCTGTTCGGCGCCGTCTCGCAGAAGCTGCGCCCACGGCCCGTGACCTTCAAGGTCACACCCAAGGACACCGGTGGACCGCGGCCCCTGCCCGCCCGGCTCACTTGGCCGTTCGTCGCGCTGGCCGCCGGTCTGTCCTCCGTCGCCCTGGTGGGCGAGCTGACGAGCCCGTCGGCGGGCTATGTCTTCCTCTGTCTCCTCGCCGCCACGACCTACGCGGCCGTCGCCGTCGCCGTACCCCTGCTCCATGTGCGGGAGACGGCACGGGCCGCCGGCATCCCCTTCACCCGGGCACTGTCGACCGCGCGACTCCCGGTCGCCCTCGGTCTTCTGGCGTCACTGCCCGTCGCCACCGCCATCGTCTTCTACCCGGCGTACGTCGCCGCTGTCCTGGGCTGGTGA